A genomic window from Rhodococcus sp. KBS0724 includes:
- a CDS encoding maleylpyruvate isomerase N-terminal domain-containing protein: MSDAGLAGARALAENTVKIAEQFGTAEWEADSACNGWRVHDLIGHMAFFFNFIADPNLVFPQNPSGKSERLNDAAVRERAELPHEQILNYYREQSEAGLATLAALQGEELRDNPIEMLDLGTYRLHQLSDAVSFDHLVHLTSDLLAPFGPITYSEIDLAAAIDPAIDWMVSGLPQMCGESVAVALTSPVALRLNGATERTFVLARGDGGVTVTETDDVPENVATTQATEFLRWGTTRSAWRSAVEVSGDRTTVAAVLDAIDIV; the protein is encoded by the coding sequence ATGTCCGACGCAGGACTCGCCGGCGCCCGTGCGCTGGCAGAAAACACAGTGAAAATCGCCGAGCAGTTTGGGACCGCCGAGTGGGAAGCCGACAGTGCGTGCAACGGCTGGCGAGTCCACGACCTCATTGGCCACATGGCGTTTTTCTTCAACTTCATCGCTGATCCGAACCTAGTGTTCCCGCAGAACCCCAGTGGAAAGTCCGAGCGGCTCAACGACGCTGCTGTTCGCGAGCGCGCCGAACTACCGCATGAGCAGATCCTGAACTATTACCGGGAACAGTCCGAAGCCGGCCTCGCGACGTTGGCGGCGCTGCAAGGAGAAGAACTGCGCGACAACCCGATCGAGATGCTCGACCTCGGAACTTATCGCCTTCATCAGCTCAGTGACGCGGTGTCGTTCGACCATCTCGTCCATCTGACGTCGGATCTTCTGGCGCCGTTCGGTCCGATTACCTACAGTGAGATCGATTTGGCGGCCGCTATCGATCCGGCGATCGACTGGATGGTCTCAGGACTCCCGCAGATGTGCGGCGAATCAGTCGCTGTCGCTCTGACATCCCCTGTGGCACTGCGACTCAACGGTGCCACCGAGCGAACTTTCGTCCTCGCCCGTGGCGATGGGGGAGTGACCGTCACCGAAACCGACGACGTGCCGGAGAACGTCGCGACAACCCAGGCCACCGAATTCCTGCGGTGGGGGACCACCCGCTCGGCATGGCGATCCGCCGTCGAGGTTTCCGGCGACCGCACAACCGTCGCGGCGGTTCTCGATGCCATCGACATC